In the genome of Ctenopharyngodon idella isolate HZGC_01 chromosome 16, HZGC01, whole genome shotgun sequence, the window cttaatgaaattttcttgataactttggaaattaggctttagattagatttctagttcccagcatgctttctTTGCATAGGAatggataaggagaataaatgttgaaatgaagtgttaatttatttattttttagtgaagagaaagacctgttagtgtttaatgctgttatgtttgacatttaaaagagtttctgtaatgttgaagttttggtggttaccattgtgctgaagagtagatacatgaaggtaaacactattgactctataagcaatgactgcgctaatgccaatgacaagtaatatcttacttgttcattaaatatacatgttaaataagttgTTAGCATGTGCTACAAATTTGGTAGTTGGAGCGACTTAATTTTTgtgagtaatcaacttaaaaatttgtgtttatgctacaaattattaacttaatgtagcttgttggttgaacatAAATCGATTCtaggggccctattttaacgatctaagtgcATGATCTGTAGCGCATGGCACAGGTgtacttagggcgtgtccgaatcctattttgctagtttaacgtcGGAAAAAATGGTTGGCGCGCCAGACGCAAGGGTTATCCCTGTTGTCTTAATGAGTcgtgtgtgttttgggtgtaacgtgtaataaaccaatcagagtgtcatctcccattccctttaaaagccagttgtgcttgcaccatggcggattcgctatttacttGGCAGAATTTGCAAATGGaaagactgaacgcttctccagagaggaatccttatatttttaatatttaaaaatgtttgtgtactGCTGCacatctctgtgtgtgtaacaaCATGCGTGTTGTGCACCCatctataggcgcatattactaacgcgccctttaaataacaaaaaaaaatactgctccattgactttagactaggtttcagttggtcaatggtgcagtcatattcagttgcctcaaaatagcaacacgccaacaatgcacctgaacacacctctttttcagaccagcacgcccatgggcgcacagATGGCCgcaagtgcatttgctatttgctgttgttgttgttgttgagccaacacattatttttagtGTGTGCTAAAAGTGCAAATCAGGACTGTCGCTGAAAGttttgtctgtctttttttGCAGGTTGGCGCTGTCAGCTGTCAAGATGGAAAAAGGACAAAGAGGAAAATGAGATGGGAATGACTcttcatgtttatttaaattatttcatttcgAGCTGATTTGACCGTCCATGTGGAACTGAGGCAGCGTGAATCCAGTCAAATCTGAGATTTACCATCAGGAATGTTGCGTAACATCCTCACGTCGACGGCATGCGAACGACGTTCGGTAACATCAGACTTCAAAAGGCAATTAATACGAACTGTTTGTGTATGTAGCTACCTATGTAcgaatgtatgtatgtttgtacatttaaatatacatgtctATCTAAGAGAACAAACCAAATGCCCTTCCGCGAACAATCACACATTAACAAGGCCAAGCTGGCATTTCGCATTTCCTGCAATCTTCCACATCGTTGGCTATGGCACGATCCAGCTGCGCACCCAATAACGATGACAATAATTCCAACAGTAATAACGATATTGCGGTTGCAGCCTGATGGTGCACATTCACTCACTGCAGGGACTGCGCTAAAGCAATTAACACCATCACTGATCATCATTTGGGCGGATAACTGCGGTACTCGGTTTACGTCTCTGTGTGcgtttaaatgtgttaaatacaGGCAATACGCTTGCACTGGTGCTACTGTGCGTGAGTCAGAAAGACGGTCGCCCGCGTTTGGAAATGAATCTGTTTTCGCTGTTCCTTCTGAAGGCCCATGACAATCTTATAATGAATTGCACTCACTAACTGATCATTAAAATTGCCCGAACGATTTTTGCAACATTACTTTGAACTGTTAAAGGATGTTCACACAGGACGTGTTCTTGAATTCTTCTGTGCTATTTTTTGGTTTAAATCAAATGCCTGTGCTAGATGGACATCTCGTTGCATTATTGCTGCATTTTTGCATTGCCTTTATGCATTTTGTAGATACTTTTATCCatcttgcattgcattcaaagtATACATTTGATCAGTTGGGAATTGAACCCATAACCCTGCCATTGCTTGCTTTACAGTTTGAGCTACAgaatgctttatttttaaattaaatatatgtcAAGTTAAACCTTGTAATATGTTAAAATTCTGGGTACGATCATTATGTTCCAGGTCAAACTGACCCAAAAATAATGcaccaaaaatcataaaatcaaaaattttaatacttctcaaacattacaataaagTAAGCATGAGAAcgtatgatttttaaaactttatttaactatttattactatttatgacaacttttattttaatttaaaaaaatatttttttttttaattttgtgtgcTTTCCCaaagctcaaacagtagagcatggtgCAATGCCAACATCATGAGTTCGATTCCCAGCTAAATTTGCATGCATGAACAGATAagttacacttcaaataaaagcttctgccaaatgcataaatgtaaatacctcttttttttttttttttttggtctatgCACCTGACTTTAACCATGAAATTGgtttaaaattgaaaacatcACAATCGTAATTCCACAAATCCTCAAAGTGTCAAAACTTTGCAGGCACGTTCAAGACCCTaaatgagaaatattcactctattttaagaaaaacaaactgGTTAACCAGTATTTCTGACATGTGTTGTGGGTAAAATTGACCCAGAATACCATTTCCATTCCACTATATCCAGCTGTTTTCAAATGCAAGAATGCGTTGTGTGTGAACAGCCATTTAAAGTTTCAGATTGAAGTGTTGTTGAAGAAGCAAATGCATTTCTCAAGTAGCTTTTCAAGACGAAAGATGACGTTCTGAAGGGCCCTTCCCAAAGTGCACTACTCTCTGATCACAGTTCTCAGAACAGCAGTGTACAATACTGATACTGCTCTTCCTGTTAATGTCCGTCCATTTTGGTTGATGATCAAGTGTGCAACATAATGAGATCATCATCATTTGAGTAcagtattttctctttctgtcagtatattgtaaaatatcaaTGTGACTTCTATAAGTGCAAGAGCTAATTGAACAATAGCAATGTTTGGCCCTGCACTGTTAACATGGGATCGAATAAAGAAGTAAAATGAGTTCAGATTTGTACAGTAATGCCATCACCTTGTTTAGAAACAGATTATTTAATAGATCCAAAGCGAATGGAATGTGTGCAGACGTGCATGTCCAGTGACACATCATCAGTTATTATACAAATCCAGACATGATCcctttttattatgtttttaatatctGTACTTCTTGAGTCAGCTTTAGTCATAGTAGTGTGACTAACGGTCAGAGGACTGGTTTAAGAGCAATGCCGCTTATGGAATTTAAAAGGTCGTCGCCTACTGCGAATGCACTTTTCAACATATTTGTGCAACATTCCAGCTTATAAGGTCACGTTTTGCACCTGTAAATACGGTaaggccacgtacacactgcaaAACCTAATTATCGTTTGTTTTCGAGTCACTCCTGAATTTGAAATGATTGATGTAGtgataatcagtgttggggaaagttacttttaaaagtaatgcattactccctaaaaaaagttactttttatgaaaagtaatatgttacattacttttttgttactttttctcacctgagctgggcttgcttgtttgttttttaataacaacaaaaagttcCTTATTAGTATGGTCGAATCaaatcattgaaggtcagcagcaaagacattggttaataaagtgagattaaatacataaagtatatttgtgtaatttaatatagttaattattacaagtttgcataaaattctgagattgcgtttcactgtttttattcattttgagtgagatgagtaaatgcatattCACTTTTAGTCTAGAACAGGAGTGTCCTGGAAGGGtgtccactgtcctgcagagtttcaCTCCAACCAGCTTCAAAACACCTGCCTGTAAGTTTTCAGTATGCCTAGTTAGACCTTGATtaactggttcaggtgtgtttaattagggttggagctaaactctgcaggacagtggccctccaggaccgagtttgaacacccctggtctagaactacaatagccgcttttccactgtccGGGCAGTGCAAGCCAGGGCTTCCAACAGGCCAGGCTAGGCTAATAGCCTCGGACCTGTAGCACCGGGCCCAAAATCATGCTGCATTTCCACCGTCAGGCCAGAAGCTCCGCAGCGCTTCACCAAAACCTGCCCGTAACACCCCTATCTGAAACAACGTCACACAAACCCATCATTTCACCAACAAATGGAAGTTttatcagaaaactaatcaGAAAGAAATTACTGGAAACTAGCAAGATTGCAAAACGAACACGATAAAAACGGCCATTTGTtggcatttttgttgtttacttaaagatttaaaaacccaAGCATCGATGTTTTACCTCagtttttacaataataatgatacaTTGATCATAACGAATTAATTTGAGTCAAGATTAAACattagtcacagaaataaagtagTATTTACCATTATTTTATAGGTACTTATTCAGTCatgtctgtttgtttatttgtagtcacaggacagtatgtttacatcacatttagaAAGAATGATCATTTCTACAAATTTTTTCACCAAAAATACGACCTGAAGAACTTCAGCACTCTCTCCAGTGACAGTCCCAACAGTTATATTTTCAGTCAGAGAAACAGGAAGTTCCCGAAAAACTGgagttaatttattttatgacaCATGCTGAGTTGGATATGGATATCAGACAGTCTGGTATAAgtctttaatgctgatgttagCTGGTAACCTATATAAAATCATCTATGGTGCTGCCGTCTCCAGACTTTGTTCGTAACCACTCCCTCAAGCCTGAGCTGgcccgctttggaccaaggtattcaGCGGGCCAAAAAATCCCTGGTCGCTGGCCCCGAGGAAGCCCCGACCAGGCACGATCAAGCCCTGGAAGTGACAGTTGAAACACAACTGGCACTGGCACGCACTAGCACACCCGCttttggcccgacagtggaaacgcggctaataaccatcatgtttacacagcgcacacaacacctctgcactttatttctctcaacatggggacagtagagctgtcagtcaatgtgaaaaagtaacttagatattttgttgtaaattgaaaaagtaatgtgttacttttgaaaaagtaatctgattacgtaactcaagttacttgtaatgcgttaccccaacactggtgATAATCATAGCAACAGTTCAGCGAAcacatattaacatatttttgctCCCAATTCACTGAAGAATTATGCAAAGAATTTTGCACTAAAATACGAGTGAATTCAGTGCTTTATATGAAGTGGAGTGACACCCGTAATAATCTGCAGTGTGAACGTGGTCTTATTCAACTCACCGGTTTATACTTCGAACATCGCCTCATCCATATTCTCAGAGTGACCTGCAGAAACGAAGagactgtttttatgttgcAACAATGAATAGAGCTGCAATTCTGTCAGAAGCCAGCGTAACGGAGCCGCATTAAACCCGTTGCGATATTAATGGATTCCAGCCAGTATTAGCAGCCGAATAATAATTTTTCATGCAACGTGCGTGCTTTAAACATGTAAGAGCTCCTTCTGCCTTTGTGGCAGTCACAGCCTTGCATGCAAAACCACATGCTGTATTTTAGGTGCGTAGAGTTTCTCCTTTTTTTGTGCTGGGCAAGAAAAACGGATGAGACTTGGGATGGAGAAAAtatgagtaataataatattattgcaCATTTAGCACTGTGACGAACacacaaatcacaaacaaaaaaaagaagacatcATGTTTGCATAATCATTAGCGCTTGCTTCAAAGTTGGTTATTAAATcgatatatataaatgtgtaaatcTACCATGAAAAGGGAACAGCTTTAGATTCCCGGTTTGCTCTATTGGACATGCTATGGAATGTGCTGTCAATACCACGctattctctgaatcttttaaTTCATCTGtgaatatttaatctttttgtaATCTTTGTTATATACTAGGCTGTATATATATGACAAGGGGTCGAGACACCATGTGATAGTGCCGCTTCAGCGATCCACATTCAGGGTCACGAATGCCCCCTTTGACTAATTCATATTCCGTATATATACTGGTTGGGAAAAAGGCGTTGAGGTTCGACATGCATCCGCTGTGCTGAACactgaatctgtgtttttgctTCACTtgcctatatattttttttttttctttttgtaaaatgCACTGAAATAATGCAGAATTTTGACAAGCAGTTCTGGAACCTAGAAGTGTAACTGGTCACTTTATAACAAACGAAACGTAGAATATATTAGAGTAGTAAATGCATTATTTGTTAGAAGCTGTATGTAATGTTATTATGGAAGATGTAATGTCCTTCTGTAAATGTTGtttatcgttgttttacctgaaataaataaagtttattaacGCTTCAAACCAACCACCGTTTTCACAATTGAACCTGGTGAGTGATGATTTGTAGCTCACTGCATTGCTTTCAGTAGAAGATGGCATTAGCATGTGATTAATCTGAACTATATGAACAAGCTGAGATTAAATAGTGATATTTGCTTTTGTAGAGCCACAAATGTGTGTGCTTTCAGTTCGCAAGGTTTAAGTCAACAGTTCAGAGGAAAAGGTTCACAAACAGACATTATCAGTGAGTTCACATGCATGTTTACACGTCATCATGAACCCTAAGTTtctttacttaattttaaagaGCCCAAAAGGTTcaatataaggagaaatgtcttaaatgattgcataatactttcatgtttaacaggttagtattttttttttccagtgtaagtatgtttacgagctacttaattcataaaatatcgttttaaataaaaaattatgccATGatggaacccctaaaaggttctacatatgatgCGCCTGACGGAagcctttaaggttctatatggaatcttttcttctaagagtgacgcatttaaaatgcaaaatattgaGTTATTTGCACTCAGAGTTGTACACAATTTAAGGTCCAGTATGAGTGACAGAGCTGGTTCAGCGTTTCATGTTCGTTAATCAGAATGATTATACAGTAAGGCAAAATGGaacatgaaaaatgaatatttactCAGGCAAAAGTTGTTTTGTATTCCAGCCAGTATCCAGACTCTTAGTGAAGGCTGTCTTTACATTCCCCTGTCATAGCAAATCATGTTCCTCTCATTTCTCTtatagacacacacagaaaccAATAGGAAGACAGCAGTCTGAGCTTCACATTAGGGGCCGTCTCTGTTTTTGTATACTGCAAGCAGATTGTGTTCACTGACTTTTATAAGTATGCAGATGGTCAGTCTAATTATTGTAGGTGTGTGTACAGGTAAAAACATTTCACAGATTTATATAGCTTTTATCCAAAACgatttacattgcattcaaggtgtACGTTTAATCAGTTCTTTTCAAAACAAAGTgtttgcaggtgtttttaagagctatctgtaaaaatatatctacATAAATGAATATTTCCCAGGCaacaattaatacttttattatattaaagaaATGTTTGTATGAAAATTTTAAATACCTATGCAAGGCTGTCTAATATgatctaaaataataatttatcttTGTTATCATTATGTACGTTAATAGTCATATTTATTTGatgcaaatgaaaacaaacctgTGATTGCAAAACAGTGTTTTCCTAAAGATTTTGTTCTTGTATTTTCAATGTCAATAGTTACTGTTCAGCTCAATTTActtcaagttttgttctcataGTGTCAGTgcaataatattactgaatattaagtgtatTTTAAACCCCAACTGAGCAAGACAAAGGCAACAATGCATATCATCACATCCTGCATGCTTATGGTTTCGTTTACAGTATACAGTGTATAATGTGAAGTGGTATTTGTCCTGTAAGCAAAATCTGACTAGGCAAATATAGCAGCATTCTCTTTGACTTATTGTTCTGTCTAAAGTTAGCAGATATAATGGGTTCCGTTCAACAACCCTATACACTCGAAGAACGAACGTTTAAAGAACGTAATAAGAACGCAAAACGAACCACAGGCGAAAGAAATCCCGACGCTCCCTAACACGAGCCATCTGTCCGTAAACCCCGCCCGCGTTTCGCTTATGAACAGCAGACAGCGGGGCGCCTGGAAACAGGTTTGAACAGCTCACAGAAACTCTGACTCTACACAGCGCGACTCTTTATTCGTGTCAGGCATTTGTGTGGTTTTCTTTTCTTCCCTCGTTTCGTGATCCGCGGAGCAGCGTCTGGGGCGCCGCCGCACTTTCCTAAAAGTTTGACCGGAGTAAAAGCCCGTTTGACAGGATAAATCAACAAAGGGAGGAAGAGCGCTGGCGCAAAAGGAGACAAACCGCAGAAGGAAAGTATGGCCGCGCGCGATGCGTCCGCGCTCTTCCTGCTCGCCTTTGGAATACTGGGAGCGTGCGCGCAGTACGGAGACCGCGGCATGTCGGTTCCCGAGCACGGCTTTTGCCAGCCCATCTCCATCCCTCTGTGCACGGACATCGCGTACAACGAGACCATCATGCCCAACCTCCTCGGCCACACGAACCAGGAGGACGCGGGGCTGGAGGTGCACCAGTTCTACCCGCTCGTCAAAGTGCAATGCTCGCCGGACCTCAAGTTCTTTCTGTGCTCCATGTACGCGCCGGTGTGCACGGTGCTGGAGCAAGCGCTACCGCCGTGCCGCTCGCTGTGCGAGCGCGCACGTCAGGGCTGCGAGGCGCTCATGAACAAATTCGGCTTCCAGTGGCCAGAGAGTCTCGCGTGTGAATCGTTCCCGGTGCACGGCGGAGAGCTGTGTGTGGGTCAGAACACCTCGAGTGCGCCCGTCAACCCGACGCCTGATGTGACACAAGCGACACCCGACCACGTCCCAAAGGGGCGTTTTAAATGCCCAGCGTCGCTCAAAGTGCCGCCGTACCTCAACTACCGCTTTCTGGGCGAGGAGAACTGCGGCGCGCCGTGCGAACCCAAAAAGCTCCACGGGATGATGTACTTCAGCGAGGATGAGCAGAAGTTCGCAAGGATTTGGATAGGGATTTGGTCGGTTTTGTGCTGCGCGTCCACTTTGTTCACTGTCCTGACTTATTTGGTGGACATGAAGCGCTTTAGTTACCCGGAGAGACCCATCATATTCCTTTCCGGGTGTTACACGATGGTGTCCATCGCGTACATCGCCGGATTTCTGCTGGAAGACAAAGTGGTTTGCAACGAGCAGTTCGAGAATGAGTTCCGGACGGTGGTGCAGGGGACCAAAAAAGAAGGCTGCACCATTCTGTTCATGATGCTGTACTTCTTCAGCATGTCCAGCTCCATCTGGTGGGTCATTCTGGCGCTCACCTGGTTCCTCGCGGCAGGGATGAAATGGGGCCACGAGGCCATCGAAGCGAACTCGCAGTACTTCCACCTGGCGGCGTGGGCAGTTCCGGCCATCAAGACCATCACCATCCTGGCGGTGGGTCAAGTGGATGGAGATGTCCTGAGCGGCGTCTGCTTCGTGGGCATCAACAGCGTGGACGCTCTCCGCGGCTTCGTCCTCGCACCCCTCTTCGTCTACCTGTTCATCGGCACCTCGTTCCTCCTGGCGGGGTTCGTGTCTCTGTTCCGCATCAGGACTATCATGAAGCACGACGGCACCAAGACGGAGAAGCTGGAGAAGCTGATGGTGCGCATCGGCATCTTCAGCGTCCTGTACACGGTTCCGGCCACCATCGTGATCGCATGTTACTTCTACGAACAGGCCTTTCGCGCGCAGTGGGAACAAACCTGGAGCGCGCAGTCGTGCAAGACGTACGCGGTGCCGTGTCCCGCGCACAACCCGCAAATAAACCCGGATTTCACGGTGTTTATGATCAAGTACCTGATGACCCTGATTGTGGGAATCACATCTGGATTCTGGATATGGTCTGGAAAGACGCTGAATTCATGGAGAAAGTTCTACACGAGACTGGCAAACAGCAAACATGGAGAAACAACAGTGTGACAAACTGCTTTTTTTATCCTTCacttttttctgatgaaaaaACAACTGTTTAAAGAGATGTACATAaacattgtgattttttttgtaagtatatatttgtatttaaatcacACTTggatgttctttttttaatcaaaggaACTTTTTTTTGGACAGACCGTATTGTTTTGGAGATTATTTATGCCTTTTCTCTTGGAATATTCTGGGTGGGGATCTGTTTTTTAAGCCTGTATGTAAAACTGTGTCTTTTTTAATCGACATCAGTATTTCCACGGGCAAATATTCAAACTGCTTTTTACATGcaaaaaatgcagaaataatACTAATGTGTGTGAATTGTGCACCCAGCACTTATGGCCGCATATCATGGACAGAATTGAGCTTTAAATTAAGGCTTTGTGACTGAGATTTGTCTGGGTGCAGATGAATTATAGTACTGGAATGTTTTATGGAGACTGAGAACAAAAACAGCAAGTGATCCGTGCTGGAAAAACTGATTAGTCCAGCATGAACTGGTTTGCTGGTCTCCCAATCTGGTCTGGCTCGGACAGCAGCAATCTCAggctgttttaaaatgtttttaagatgTAAAGTTAAGTGCCTTTTTCATTTTGGAGCAGCATTGGGCCCAGGCCTGCACTTTTGTTTAActcaaagaaatgtatacatgtgTTTCTTCAGTCTGTAATGATATTTCTGAAGGTTTTTTGTTCTCCTATGGCTCTTTTGCACAGAAGTACCTCTAAACATACAGCTAGAACGGGATGGACGGTGTTTGCAATGCACTTCTCAAATAGTTTAATGTCTGTGTTGGTATCGTAACTAATCCATGAATATGATGTGAAAAATGGCATGCCAACTTTCTGGTGCATATGTGTAGGGATAAACCGATAAATCGGCCGATATTTGGCTCTTTTTGAGATGGTCAGCAGATGATAATCTGGTCTGCTCATCCTGTTTGTCATTTCTAAAATTTAACGACAGGCCTGCGGATGGATAAAGCAATTTGCTTTTCAGATTTTTGAGTAATGCTGCATTTGATTTCTGGTTATCGGTATCGACATCAGCCATTAAAAACCCCACGTCGATCAAGCACTACATAGTAATTCACATCAACTGTTCATAATTCTTCTGGGTTTGTCGTGTCatcatgtgcttttttttttaaatgccttttACTGACCATCAGAAAATGTTGATTCTTGATTGTTCATGGCAAATATCTCAAAtgcaaatgaatgttttttgtttttccaaagGAAAATGCACATGGTGATTTGCGGAAAGCACTGGCAGATAGAGGCCTGCTCTGTTGAGATGCATCATGCATGAATCTGACATGTATTTAATCACACTAGCATTACAGTTTTCTACACCGGTGACGTCtgttattttcttctttctcaTACTTCTGCTTGTGATACTATCAAAAAACCCTTTATATTTATAGACAATAGTTTATATTATTCCGTTCTTTAAAGAATAAACTTCTCATTTgtacaaaatgttcattttttatggCAAGTGAGTTTGTTTTCATggctgattttgtttttcttaatcTCTCCTTCTTAATGCTGTCACCTGGTTTTACTGAGGCCTGCTTCTGTTTCTAATTATGTTATTATAAGGAATGACTTTtatgaaaaaaagtgtttttcagtaacactttacaatcagATTCTGTATaggtatcatgaactaacaatgtttttaatgcatttggtcattgttaatttataaatgcactattgttcattgttatct includes:
- the fzd1 gene encoding frizzled-1, translating into MAARDASALFLLAFGILGACAQYGDRGMSVPEHGFCQPISIPLCTDIAYNETIMPNLLGHTNQEDAGLEVHQFYPLVKVQCSPDLKFFLCSMYAPVCTVLEQALPPCRSLCERARQGCEALMNKFGFQWPESLACESFPVHGGELCVGQNTSSAPVNPTPDVTQATPDHVPKGRFKCPASLKVPPYLNYRFLGEENCGAPCEPKKLHGMMYFSEDEQKFARIWIGIWSVLCCASTLFTVLTYLVDMKRFSYPERPIIFLSGCYTMVSIAYIAGFLLEDKVVCNEQFENEFRTVVQGTKKEGCTILFMMLYFFSMSSSIWWVILALTWFLAAGMKWGHEAIEANSQYFHLAAWAVPAIKTITILAVGQVDGDVLSGVCFVGINSVDALRGFVLAPLFVYLFIGTSFLLAGFVSLFRIRTIMKHDGTKTEKLEKLMVRIGIFSVLYTVPATIVIACYFYEQAFRAQWEQTWSAQSCKTYAVPCPAHNPQINPDFTVFMIKYLMTLIVGITSGFWIWSGKTLNSWRKFYTRLANSKHGETTV